TCATGGTCTTGGGCAGGTAGCCCGCCGACGTGAAGGTGACGGGACCGTAGTCCTTGCGGGTGGGGATGAGGTTGTTCTTGTCGTGGATCGTGGAGATGAGCTCAAAATGGGCCAATCCCGCCCCGTCGGTATCCACGTCGAGAGAGTAGGGTTCGTCGCCGTCCACCTCGATGTGGACGCTCCGGTTGGCGATGGAGTGGCCGGTCGTATCTTTAAATGGCGCCGACGGCTTGACGCCGAAGCTCACTTCCATATGGCCGGTGGAACCGAAGAGAACGACGCTGTCGGCGAGGTTCACGCCGGGTCCCTCATGCCAATTGATGATTTTGTTGCCCAGGGAGTGATAATACCAGAACCCGATGCGTACGGGCTCGAAATGCTGAGAAACACTCTCAATTTTTTCAAAAGTGGTGTCGTAGAACCACCCGTTGCTGCCCACGCCGTAGCCGCTGCCGAAGGTGATCAGATGCACGTTACCGATCAAGGTGTTGTGTTCAAATAAGATGGGATTGTGGGCGCGGTGCTCTGCCTCCGGAAGGTCGATGTTGTAGCCCTCCCCGTTCAGATCCACACAAGTGTAGGTAGTGTCAACGTTGGTATAGTCAAGATTTTCGCTGAGAGACTCCACTTTAACGGTGTTGTTTTGGAAGACAAAACCGCCGCTTTCGCCAATGCCGGAGGTGACCCAAATGCCGCGGGCAGATCCGCAGCCGTCATGCAGTTTCAGGATGACCGTATTGTCGCGGTAGAGGCTATCGCTCACCGTGCCGATGGTGTTTGAATATCGAAACCCGGCGACACCGGAGAGGCGGCCGTATTCGGAAGAGCGCATGGTGGGCGCCGTGGCGTGGATGTAAACGAGATTGTTCTCATACACGGAATTGCTGCCCCAGCCCACGCCCACAGGGTGATAACCCATGCCGAAAACCTTGTTGCCCTGGAGGCGGCTGTCATCACCCGAAGAGAGCGCAAAGGAGTTCGTGTCGTAGCTGTCGGAGTACAGCTCATTGCCGTGCACATAGCCTCTGGAGTCGAGGCCGCGGTGTCTGAAACGACGCAGGGAGTTGTAGGCGACGTCGCCGCTGCCCGCGATGGCCGAAAGCCCCGCGTGGCGGTCGGAGATGACCTTGCCGCGGTCATAGACGACATTGTGGTGGGTGGATCCTTCGCCCGTCACCATGCCCGAGACGTCGTCCCCATAATAATCCGCGGTGACGCCGGCCACCTCGTTTTGGGTGCCGCTGCCCATGTGGCCGAGGAAGACGGGGCCGAAGCCGATGCCGATGTATCCCTTCCCGCCGTTGGCGCCCTGTTTCACGGTCCCGTTGTAAATATGGGTGTTCAGATAGTTCCAAAGGCCGGCGCGGATCCCAAAGGTGGCGCGCTCGTTGTAGGCGTATTCATTCCACCAGACGCCCACCACCTCGGGGGGCGCCTCATCATACACGATGGTGTGGCCGCCCAGGTCCAACGTCACGTCGTTGGCCTTGATGTTGACGGCCAGATTGGGGACGGTGATGTCCTGGGTCAGCAGGTATGTCTTCCCGGTCTGGTCCAGGACATAGGGAGCCGGTCCCGGCATGTCCTGTGGGATGCGGATGATGTCCGGTGTGAGGACCTTGGTGGAGACGACTCTGTCCTCGGAAGTGATGACGCTGCCGTCCGTACCCATGGCGTGGATGCGGTAATGGTACTGCGTACCCGGCGTCAGGTCCGTCAGATAAAACAGGTGGTTGTAATAGTAGGATTCGGACTGTGGGGTACGGGCGCCGTAGGAAGTTGTCTGGCCATACTCAACATAGGCGACGACGGGCAGGTTGAAGGCAAAACCCACCGCGTGGGAGTAGAAAGAGCTGTAGTCCCAGAAGCCGTCCGGGTCAAAGACCAGCGTATCCCCCAGGGCCTCTTTGACGAGCGGATCTGTCTCCGGGGCGAAGTTTAGCAGCCGAAAGTTGAAAAACCAGTCATAGGTGTCCACGGCCGCATTCGGAATGGGGATTGGGACGGTGAATGTTGGCGCGGCCACGGCAGTCGTCGGCAGCACGGACAGGGTCAGGGAAACCACCGTCAAAAACGCGATGACAAAGGCCGTTTTGTGCGGACGGGCGGCTCTGCGGCCCGCCTTTCTCCCAAAAGACAACATACTCCACGCTCCTCACAAAAATATTAGGGTGAATTGGCGTGTCCAGTTATATCACATCGGGAAAGGCAATGCAAGACCATTTTGCCAGTATTTTTCTAAAATTTACACAAAAATGGATGAGTTGCCAATGAAAGCAAGACATTTCTCAGCGCTCCGGCGACGGCGACGTCACGCCGATGACAATGCCAAAGGACCCCGACCCCGACTGTGCGGGGGATCCGATGCCGCCGAACAGAACAGAACTTACATCCGTGAGGTCGACGGATTCGGAAAGCAATGCGGTGGCCTTGACAAATCCGTCCTCGTCCGTATACTCCGAGATCACGGCGTCAATCTTTGTTTTGTCTTTCAACCGCAGTTGCAGTGTCCCTGGCAGCGGGACGGCGGCGGCGTCACATTCATAGACGTACGAAAAGGTCAGTTCCGTCGGAGAGAGCGTCATGGACTTCAAAGTGACGGCATAGCGGTCGTCGCCTGCGTCGCCGTGTAGTGTGGTTTGGCCCTCGGTGTCGAGTTCAAGTACGCCCGCGGGTTCATTGACGCGCCATCCGACGACTTGGCCGATCAAGTCGCGAAGACCGAGCACATTGGCCGCCCAGGCGGTGGCCGACAGCGTGACGAACAGCACGGCGGCCACGGCGCCAAAGGCGAAACGGCGCGGACGGATATTTCGCGCAGCGCAAGGATTCCCGGCGCCTATTTTTTGCATCACCAACGCCTTGCTCCTTTCCAAAGGCAAGTGCCTGTTTGTCTTAATTTTTATAGGGTTGTATTCCATGCAGTCCAAGATATCAGATATGTTTTTTCTCATCTGTCAAACTCCTTTTCAAGTATAGCTTGTAATTTTTTGCGACCTCTGGCAAGCCGTTGTTTGACGGCCGAAGCCGTCATGTTCATGTCGTCCGCGATGGCCTGCACCGTCTGCAGGCCATAGTAATGGCGCAGGAAAATGCCTTTGTCCGGCTGCGGCATAGCGGCAAGTGCGAGACGTACCGCGCGGCGTTCCTCACCGCCAATGACGGTCTCTTCGATGGAGTCGGCGCCGACGGCCATCAAATCATCGTCGAGCGGCAGGACATCGAGGCATTGGCGCAGCTTGTTTTTTGCTCTGTTGCGGGCAATGCTGCCGAGATAAGCCTTCAGTTTAGCGGTCTCGACCTTTTCCGCATGTTGCCACAGCGCCACAAATACGTCGGAGATCACTTCCTCGACATCTTCATAGGCCATCCGCGCGCCAATGATGCCATGCACCACCGTCGCCACATAGGCCCCGTATTTGTCGAAAAGCCGCGCGAGCGCATCCGCGTCGCCGCGCCGCAGTGCGTGCAATGCGTGTGCGTCTGTCAGCCTGCTCACCTCCCGTCCGTTTCGTTGACGACCGTCACCAATCATAACACACGGCGCGTACGGTTGGTTACATGCAATTTCGTTTGCTTGCCCACGAAGGAAGGCGGGTTTCTCGCTTGTAACTGAGTCGCAGATTCACGACAAGAGCCCCGAATCGTCCGCGGACAGTTCGGGGCTCTTGTTCCTGTGACGTTTTAAGATACGTCGCCGCAACTGGCTTCTAAATCCTCCAAAAGCGATAGGTGTGTCGGATTCCAACCGAGCGCGGCTTGGGTTATCTCGCTTGACGCAGGGTTATCCGCGCCGACGATTTGACAGAGGAAACCGAAATGCGCCAACCCTTGCTCCGTTGAAAGTGATATGACCGGTACGTTCAGGCGTCTGCCAATGGCTTCGGCTATGTCACGGTATGGGACGGCACAATCACTGACCGCCTGATATTTCGCGCTCGTTTCGCCCTTTTCGAGTACGAGCAGGAACAACCGCGACAAGTCGAGCCTGTGGACGGCATGAATCCTGTTCGCGCCGTCGCCGATATAGGCCGCCGCGCCCTTCTCGCGGGCAATGTCCATCAGCCAAGTAATAAAGCCGTAAACGCCGTCGCCATGTACAAAGCGCGATGGTCGCACAATCAACACACGAACGCCGCGCTTGGCGAATGGCAGCGCCGTTTGTTCGGACATACGGGGTGTACGCGGGTCTGACGGGTCGTTTTCGGTGACGACGTGACCGTCCGCGCCGGACGGAACGCCGGAAGTCACGATAAACGTCTTGTTCGTGCCGACAAGCGCCTCTCCGATTGCCTCAATCGCCCGCTTGTCTGTTTCCGCTGAGGCCGCAAAATCGACGAAGTTGTGGATAAACGCCAGGTGGATAACGGCGTCGGCGCTTTCCGCGCCGCGCTGTAAGCTGTCCAAATCTTCGAGCGAACCGTCCACCGCCGACGCGCCCATGGCCGTGAGCTGTTGCCTAGACTTCTCTGAACGGACAAGCCCAATGACTTCGTGGCCCGCCTCCAAAAGTTCCCGAACGACGGCGGAGCCGATAAAACCCGTGCCGCCTGTGACAAATACTTTCATAGTCATTCTCCTTGCGGTGCCTTCCGTCTTTTTTCAATTTGCGTGTCAAGCCCCGCGCTTAATTTCGTGAGCAGATTGAAAAGCTGTTCTTTCTCCGCTGCCGTAAGATTCTCGCCCCATTCCTCAAGCATTTCGCGGCTCTCATCGCGATATTTTTCTCCGAGCGCCCGACCGCTTTCGGTTAGAAAGACATCAAACGTGCGCTTGTCGCCTGCGTTTTCTCTCCGCCGGACGTAGCCGCCCTGCTCTAGTTTGGCGATTAACGCTCCGCACGACGAGGACGTGATTTGCAGCAACTGCGTCAGTTCCCGCTGCGTGATCCCGTCGCGTTCAAGCAGGATTTTAAGAACAATGCCCTGCTTCAAGCCAATGCCGGACGCACCTATTTTGCCGTCCGGGTTCGTGTGGATCAGCTTGATGCATTGCTCGTGGCAGCGATGAACAAGGACATAGATTTTTTCAACATAATTCTCGACAGCACACACCTCCCGAAATAAATCAAGCCACCTTGATAGCAGTATACACTCTTGCTCCTCAATTTGTCAAGCCGGCTTGATAAATATTTTATCGATTGCTGACGATCAACTTATTTGCGAAGCGCTCAGCCAGGCACAAACCTACGCCGTCGTACTTGGCGTGAGGGAGGCTGTAGTTCCATAAAAGAACGCGCTCTACATGAAAAATTGTGCGAATTGGGAAGAAACTATACAAAAATTCAGTTGTCAAGGGGATGTACTCGTGATATAGTAGTTCCTGTAAAAAAGAAGGATTTTGGGAAGTGGCCGGAGAGAGCCCCCGTGTGGGCGAGGTTGCGGACATGACGGAGGGAGGCGTTGCTGTGGAGGGCAAGGAGAAGTTGGAAGCGTCGTCGGAGCAGTTGAAGGCGCTGTTGGAGAGGTTGGCGGCGGAAGGATGTTCGGTCGACCTTGTGTTGGGCGGCGCGTACTCGATCAAGCGCTACTACATGGAAAGCAGCAATCCACGCCAAATGCGCGGCGCCAGTGAATCGCTGTTGCGCGTGTTCGCGGAGCGAATCCCAGGATATCTGAAGAGCGAGGGGCTTTGGAAGGAATATGCGTGTGCCTATTGTCAGGGAGGTTCACAGATGTTGGCCGTCGTGCCGGAGGGGAAGGGCGCCGAACTGGCCAAACAGATGGAAATGTATATCGAGAGCGATTGTGTGACGGCCTTCGGAGCGGCAGTTTGGGAAAAAGTTTCGGCCGGAGAACTGTGGCCGTCCAGCGATAAATTTCAAGAGCAGTTGTGTGGACTGTTTGACAAATTTTATCTTCGCCGCATGGGGAAAATCGATTGGTCTGATCGACCCGATCAAGATCTGTGGGAAAAATTCCAGAAAGACCAGAAAGAAAAGATCCAGGTTCCGGAATACATATCACGCTATCAGGGAAATGAGCTTCGCTGTGACCGGTGCAGACTGCGCCAGCCGAAGTATTTGGCGCAACCGAGTGGAGAAAGATTCCTCCTTTGTACGTCCTGCGCATATAAAGAGGTCCGAGGCAGTTATCGCCAGCGCAAAGAATTCCGAGAACAGGCAGCACAAGCACCTGATGGAGCAGAAACAGAGACATTCTTTGCGCAATTTTTGGAATGGGGTTTGGAAAACACATCACAGGAATACCCCAAAATGGAAGTGGACGACGATATTCGCACAACTACTCATTTGGCTGATAAAAACGGAGATTTCGCCTTGCTGTACGCGGACATCAACAACTTGGGCGGTGTCGGCGTAAAGTTTGAAAATTTCCCAGCATACCGTGAGTTTCGCATCGCGGTAGACGAGACTGTGCGCCAGGCGCTGTACAGTATGTTGTGGTGTGCCATGGAACTGTGTGTTTCCGTTAACGAGGAAAAAACCCTCACAGCGCGTTTTGAAATCATCGCTGCCGGGGGGGACGACATCTGTGTCCTGTTGCCGGGCAACGTCGCATTGTTCGCCGGGACGAAGTTGGTAGAGAACTTTGAGGAACTGTGGAAAAGAAATTACGCCGGAACATTCGAAAAGACACTGGGAGACAATGCAAACCTCTCACTCTCCGCCGGAATCGCTGTCGCGCCGGCCACGGCCCCGTTGGCCTACATGCAGATGGCGGTGGAGATGCTGCTCAAAAGTGCTAAAAAGCGTGCCCATGAGCTGAAGAGCAAAGAGGACGTCGACCACCGGGGCGCGCTCGACATCCTGCTCTTGCAGGGAGACGGACAGTGGGGCGTCGGACTGGACGTACTGCGTGAAGTCAAACGTGAGCGAGACGAGAACATGAAGCTTGTGCGGACGGCGGAAAGGACCATGCGTCCCTTCTCGGTCGAAGAGGCCAAGGCGTTTTTGGAGATCTTGCGGTGTGCGGAGAGAGAACCAAATCACATGTTATACACCGTGGCCGAGGCGGGAGATGCCTGTACGATCGACGAGGGCCTATTGTATTTTGACTATCTGAAGTCCAAAATGCGCCCGGAGGTCCAAACGGATGCGGACCGAGGTGCGGCGGGAAATGGACGTACGGGGCTGGAAAAATTGCAGCAGCGGCTGAGGAAGATGCTTGAGAGCAAAATTGTGAAAGACCTCCACGAGGGTCTGTATTTCCGGTTGCCGGACAAGGACAAAAAGGACGCCACGGCGCCAGAGAAGTGGATCTTTCCCTGGCGTGACGTCGTCAGTCTGCAAACCCAGAAAAGCCCAAAACCCAAGGAGGAGGCGTGTGTATGAAGCGGATCGATTGTAACATCAGAGTCACGATCGACGGCGCCTTCCACACGGGCGGCGGCAAAGGTGCGCGCGCCCAATACTGTTATGCCCAGAAAGACGCGGACGGCGGCCCGTATTGGCCCGGCAGTGCGCTGAAGGGCAAAGTGCGCGCCGTGGCCAGGCAGTTCAGCGCGCTCCAAGGGAACGCCTGTCAGTTTACGCACACGGGTGAGGACAAGAGAACCGATTGTACCTGCGATGTATGCCAGATGATGGGCGGCGCGGGCAATGCCAGAGGGAGCCTCTACTTCAGCGACCTGAAACCGGAGAAGAGGGATGCGACGGTCTGGCAGATGCGCAGTGGGAATCAGATCAACCGCCACTGCCGTGTGGTGGAGGATGAAAAACTCTACAGTATGGAGACGGCGTCCGCCGCGGAAGGGTTGGTTCTGGAGGGGCACATCACAGGGTTTTTGTCCGAGGAGAGATATGAAGAGCAAAAGGCGCTGCTGGAGGCCAGCCTGCGCCACATCACGGTCGTCGGCGGCAGCACGAGTCGTGGCCTGGGCTGGGTGAGTGACGTAGAGATCCAATGGCAGGACGGGGAGACGTCAACGCCAAACGCCCCTGAAGATGATGAGGCATCGGAGGACGCAGAGTGGGTGGAAACGTGGGAAGATGAAGTGCCGGAAGACGGCCCGCGGGTACGCATCCGGTTGACGCCGCAGTCGCCCGTGCAGATCGGCCGGTATTCCACTCAGACCAACTATCGGGACACGCAGTATCTGATCCCCGGCAGCGTGTTCCGCGCTTTCATGGCGGGGGAGATCGTATCCCGGAGCGGTGTGAAGAGCGGAGGCCGGCTCAACTTTGTAAAGCCGCCGCTGCCGGATGAGACAAATCCGCTGTTTGGCGGCCTTCGACGCTCCTTTGAACGGATACGAATCAGTGCACTGACCCCGCTGGGGGCGAGGCCGCTCCCGCTGTCCGCGCAGGTGTGCAAATACGGGGATTGCCCGAGCAAACATCCGAAGGTGGTGGTCGATACGCTGGCGCGCCTCCTCAGTGAGGATCGGTCCGAGGAGGGCCGAAGGTGTCCGGCGTGCGGGGAGAGACTGGAGCGTGCGGAGGGTCTGTACATCAAGCGACAGGAAGGGTTGTACTTGGTGGAGCCGGAGACCGTGACGGCCACCAAAAGCGCCATGGACCGCTACCGCGGCACGACGCAGGACGAGATGCTCTACACGCTGCGCATGATGTCGCACAGGGTGAGGCTGCGACCGCTTCACATCACAGAGGAAACTGCGGAAAAGCATGAAAATCTGTGTGAAGATCTTTATTTTGCAGGGGCCATATCCGGTCCAGTGCCACAGAACGAGTTGCGCCCATTGTTAAAAAACGGCGCGCGCGTGGGTTCCAATCTGACGTCCGGCTATGGACATATGTCCGCGAAAGTGAAATTCGAACAGGCTCCAGATCCACAAAGCGTCTGTGTATACAAAAAGCGTCTGCAAGAGCGCATTGAGGCGTTTAATCAGGTGGTGCGCGACTGGGGCGGGAAGGAACCGTCCGGCATATATATTCCCATCACGCTGCTGACGGACGCTCCGATTGAGGGAGAAATGTTGTCGGAGATGCTGGCTGTGGAAAGTGAGGAAAATCCAAGCAGATATGAGGTGTTGCTGCGGACGCGGCTAAATGGCATGCAGGGGACACGTGATTGCTGGGGAACAGCCGGCCTTCGACTGCACACGGCCCTCGCACAGACAATATGGTGGCGCGGCTTCGACACATCACAGAGGGAGCGGTACTTAAAAACCGCGGTACAGATAATCCGGGCGGGCGCCGTCTTTGTGTTGGCGGCTGAGACACTTTCGGAGGATTTATTGGACGCCCTGCTTGTGCTGCAACGGCGGGGACTCTGCCTGTGCGGCGAAGAAGAATCGGAGCGCCCGTCAAAACCCAAAAACCTGTATGCGGAAAACGGGTATGGCGCCGTCTGTGTAGCGGATGCGTTTTACAGTGAATATGCACTCAAAAAATCTCAAAGTACAGGGAGGAATGGAACATGCCGGCGCTGAGTCAACTGTCACAGTGTGTGCGTGCGGTCGATCCGTATACAGCCGAGATTGTCAGACGGGGCAGAGAATTTTGTGAGGAGAAAAACAATAAAAATGTCATTTGTGGAGATCAAAATGGCAAAAAACAGTTCATCGACATTATGGAAGCGGCTCAGCGCGCCCATTGTGTAGAAGAACTCAAACTGTACGTCGCCTACAAGGGGGCAAAAGAGGGTTCAAGAGGAATGTGGAATAAATTAGCAAACCCGTTGAACCATGAAATTGACGAGCTGGAGAACATTGCAAAAATAGCAAAGGAAGGAAATGCGCGTGATGTTTCACTTGCAGACATCCATCACGAAATCGTAAAACGTTACATGGGATACCTGATGTGGCAGGCCTGTGCCCTGCTCGAGACGCGGAAGAGGGAGGCGTCACTGTACCATGTTTGATCAATTTTACAACCGATTGTCGCTGACCACTGAACTGGTTGCCGTTACGGCGCTCCATGTTGGTGCGGGGCAGGATGCCTTTCAGCCGACGGCTGTACAGGGCGCAGTCATGAAGGACGTCCGCGGACAACCCTATCTGCCGGGGTCTTCCCTCAAAGGCGTGCTGCGCAGCTTTTTAGAGAGCATTGGACTCAATCAACACGGGGGAAAGCCCTGTTATATGGGTAACGCATGCAGCGAGCCTTATCGTACCAGAGCAGAGCGGTTGGATTGGTTGGAGAAGTGGCAGACAGAGGAATTGAAGAAGGGCAAGAAAATATCTCAGGAAGAAGCCCAAGAGGTGCTTGCAAAAGAGATAGTGCGCAATGCTTGTATGGCGTGCCGTTTGTTTGGATCCAGTGTATTGGCGGGCAAAGTGAAGATCTCCGACGCCATACCGGCTACGGAGGAGCTTATAACGACGGACATCCGCACCGGCAATGCCATTGACAGAGACACGCACACCGTCGAAGGCGGGATGTTGTTTGACACGGAGACGATTCCGGCGGGCACGGTATTTACCGTCAAATGGTTGGCGGACAACCTCATAAAAGAAGAAACAGAGGTGTTCGCCCAGCTTCTACAGGTCTTCGCCGATGGTGATCTAACTATTGGCGGCCGCAGCCGGAGCGGACTGGGACGCGCCTGTTTGCGCCCGGTTTCCGCCACGGTTTGGACACGGCCCAAGGATGGCGGGTTTCCCATTCGAAATGAGAAAAATTTCCTAAAAGTGGAAGATTTAAAAGAGTGGTTCAACGAGGGTGCATACGCACCGGAGATAAAACCGGCGGAATCGAAAGGAGGGGTTGCGGATGCTGGCGAAGCTGGTCAATGAGGCGAAACTGGCCTTTCAACTTCGGACGGAGGGCCCTGTGCTGATCAACAGCGGGACGGATAACAAAATTGACCCCACGCTCACGGACATGAGTTTTGTGCGTTGCATACACAACGGGGCGCGCACGGTATACTTGCCCGGCAGCAGCCTTAAGGGTGTGTTTCGGTCCCGTTATGAGCAATTGATGAGAGCTTTTGAGTCTCCGGTGTGCAAGTTGTTTTCAAAAGAAAGCTGTTCGGAGGCATTGAAAAACAAAAAGTCTTTTGACGGTACACAACGGTACAAAGCCAGCTGCGCGGCTTGCCGGTTGTTTGGAAATCTGAGTTTGGGTAGTCGAATTGCCTTTGCCGACGCCTATCCGGATCTGAGTAGTCCGGCGCCTGTGTTGGGGCGTCGCCATGGCGTGGGGATCAATCGGATCACAGGTGCCGCCGCTCCGGGTGCGCTGTTCGAGATGGAGGTCCTGGAGAGCGGCGTATTTGACGTAGAAGTTCGTCTGACCAACTTCGCGCTGTACCAGCTCAGACTTATTTTGTGGATTGTCCAGGATATCGACGATGGATTGGTCACATTTGGCATGGGCGGCACGCGCGGAAACGGGCAGATGCGTTTGAAGGATTCGACTGAGGTACAACTGCGGTATCGCTTGTTTGACGACAGCGATGTAAATCGGCTGCGCGGATACGATGCGAAGGACGTTGGAGGAAGTGAAATACAGTCATTTCCCAGAAACCTGTTTGGGAGAGAGTCCCAGCTGAAAGGGTTAGAAGAAATTTTACGTGCGCTTGGTCTGGATGACAGAGAGACCTTGAGGACGGCGATGCGGCGCGAATCTTGGGAGAATGTACTTGCCTGTCAAAGAAAAAGAAACGCATGAGATGCCCATGTGAAGCTATTTCATAAAACAATACAATTCAATCGATCCTGAGCGAGGGGGGCGATCCGGTTGTCCGGACAGACATTTTATAAAGACAAACCATATGTATTCGTGCCATTGGCGGAAAGTGTCGCGCGCAGCGCGCCAAAAGGCCACGACAGTGCACTCTCACGGGCGTGTGGGGTGTTACATATCACGATTCAAGCCAAGACGCCGCTGCATTTTGGGCAGGGGCTGTTGGAGATGGACATGCAGCAGTCTGTCATAAGGGCGCTCCATGTGCTTGGCCGTGAGAGCGATGGCAACGAGATGCGGATTGCCCTGCCAGGGTCCAGTTTCAAGGGGATGCTCCGCGCTTTCTTTGAGGTAGTGACAGATAGCTGTGTATTGATTCCGCCCAGACGATTGCTGGAGGCGCTACCGTATGGGAATCGTGTTGTATGCCGCCACAAAGATGGGTTATGTCCGGCCTGTTCGGTGTTTGGAAGCTTGGGATATCGGGGGAAGCTCAGTTTCACGTCTTTTTTGGCGGAAGAGAATGCCAAAACAAAGGAACGTGTACTTCCGCAGTTGCAGGCGCCTTTTCGCGATTATCCAAGAGAAAATAGGGGTATGGGAAATGAGCGGCTCTACTATGGCGACTTCCAAGATCTCCACGGGACAGAGATCGGCAATCTGACGAAAGAGGAATTTTTCCGGCGAAAAAGAGACAAACGCGGCCGGCAGATACAATTCTACGGACGCAAGTTTTACAAGCACGCGCGAAAGCAAGCCGAAGGCAGAGATGTATTGGGCTCTTCATATGAGTGTCTGACTGAAGGTTCACTCTTGAAGGGAGAGATTCGTTATCAAGGACTCACGGAACAAGAATTGGGCTCATTGATGTTCGCGTTGGGCATGGGTTGGTCTGTGCCGATTTATCACAAACTAGGATATGCGAAACCGGCCTATTTTGGGAGCGTTAAACTTTCCGTTGAAGCTGAAGCTCTGCCAGATCGTTATCGTGGTATGGGACTTTGTCATGACACGGCAGGACTGAAAACATTGGCGGAAACATATCGCAGTCGAGTAAGCGAGGATGCCTTGTTGGCCATACAAAGATTGGAAGAAGCATGGTCGTCATTGGAGGGGCCGTTTCAATGGAAGCATCCGGCCGAAGGCGGGCAGAATTTGGTGTATTGAGAGAAAAGAACGACGACATAAGGCAGCGATGTCATTATGAAAAGTAGTTTAGACTACGCCCAGAGAAAGAGGTGCTCGACGTGGAACGGGAGAAAATTTTGAAACATGCTCTCCGACACAGTCAAGAGATTGACTTCAAAAAAGCAGGCAGTGACAGTGAGAAGAGAAGCTTGTTTGGACTTTTGCATAGTTTATTGCAAGCAGCAAATAAAGAAGCGGCCACAAAAGGAATACCTTTGCAGAACCATCGAGAAGTCTTAGAAAAGGTCCTTAAGCTTCCCGATGGGAAACGATACATGGGATTGAAGACGATCGACATAAAATATTTGGTCGAAACACTCTTCGGGAAGAGCGGGTCAGTGCTGGATAAAGTTGAATTCAAAGGATATGATCATGACGACTTGATAGCCTATTTAGAAGTGTGTCGTCGTATGTTTTTTTCGAAATATAAAACATCTCAAAAAAGCA
The Oscillospiraceae bacterium genome window above contains:
- a CDS encoding MarR family transcriptional regulator, translated to MCAVENYVEKIYVLVHRCHEQCIKLIHTNPDGKIGASGIGLKQGIVLKILLERDGITQRELTQLLQITSSSCGALIAKLEQGGYVRRRENAGDKRTFDVFLTESGRALGEKYRDESREMLEEWGENLTAAEKEQLFNLLTKLSAGLDTQIEKRRKAPQGE
- a CDS encoding sigma-70 family RNA polymerase sigma factor, giving the protein MSRLTDAHALHALRRGDADALARLFDKYGAYVATVVHGIIGARMAYEDVEEVISDVFVALWQHAEKVETAKLKAYLGSIARNRAKNKLRQCLDVLPLDDDLMAVGADSIEETVIGGEERRAVRLALAAMPQPDKGIFLRHYYGLQTVQAIADDMNMTASAVKQRLARGRKKLQAILEKEFDR
- a CDS encoding RAMP superfamily CRISPR-associated protein, encoding MLINSGTDNKIDPTLTDMSFVRCIHNGARTVYLPGSSLKGVFRSRYEQLMRAFESPVCKLFSKESCSEALKNKKSFDGTQRYKASCAACRLFGNLSLGSRIAFADAYPDLSSPAPVLGRRHGVGINRITGAAAPGALFEMEVLESGVFDVEVRLTNFALYQLRLILWIVQDIDDGLVTFGMGGTRGNGQMRLKDSTEVQLRYRLFDDSDVNRLRGYDAKDVGGSEIQSFPRNLFGRESQLKGLEEILRALGLDDRETLRTAMRRESWENVLACQRKRNA
- a CDS encoding RAMP superfamily CRISPR-associated protein; translation: MSGQTFYKDKPYVFVPLAESVARSAPKGHDSALSRACGVLHITIQAKTPLHFGQGLLEMDMQQSVIRALHVLGRESDGNEMRIALPGSSFKGMLRAFFEVVTDSCVLIPPRRLLEALPYGNRVVCRHKDGLCPACSVFGSLGYRGKLSFTSFLAEENAKTKERVLPQLQAPFRDYPRENRGMGNERLYYGDFQDLHGTEIGNLTKEEFFRRKRDKRGRQIQFYGRKFYKHARKQAEGRDVLGSSYECLTEGSLLKGEIRYQGLTEQELGSLMFALGMGWSVPIYHKLGYAKPAYFGSVKLSVEAEALPDRYRGMGLCHDTAGLKTLAETYRSRVSEDALLAIQRLEEAWSSLEGPFQWKHPAEGGQNLVY
- a CDS encoding CRISPR-associated RAMP protein → MFDQFYNRLSLTTELVAVTALHVGAGQDAFQPTAVQGAVMKDVRGQPYLPGSSLKGVLRSFLESIGLNQHGGKPCYMGNACSEPYRTRAERLDWLEKWQTEELKKGKKISQEEAQEVLAKEIVRNACMACRLFGSSVLAGKVKISDAIPATEELITTDIRTGNAIDRDTHTVEGGMLFDTETIPAGTVFTVKWLADNLIKEETEVFAQLLQVFADGDLTIGGRSRSGLGRACLRPVSATVWTRPKDGGFPIRNEKNFLKVEDLKEWFNEGAYAPEIKPAESKGGVADAGEAGQ
- a CDS encoding RAMP superfamily CRISPR-associated protein, whose protein sequence is MKRIDCNIRVTIDGAFHTGGGKGARAQYCYAQKDADGGPYWPGSALKGKVRAVARQFSALQGNACQFTHTGEDKRTDCTCDVCQMMGGAGNARGSLYFSDLKPEKRDATVWQMRSGNQINRHCRVVEDEKLYSMETASAAEGLVLEGHITGFLSEERYEEQKALLEASLRHITVVGGSTSRGLGWVSDVEIQWQDGETSTPNAPEDDEASEDAEWVETWEDEVPEDGPRVRIRLTPQSPVQIGRYSTQTNYRDTQYLIPGSVFRAFMAGEIVSRSGVKSGGRLNFVKPPLPDETNPLFGGLRRSFERIRISALTPLGARPLPLSAQVCKYGDCPSKHPKVVVDTLARLLSEDRSEEGRRCPACGERLERAEGLYIKRQEGLYLVEPETVTATKSAMDRYRGTTQDEMLYTLRMMSHRVRLRPLHITEETAEKHENLCEDLYFAGAISGPVPQNELRPLLKNGARVGSNLTSGYGHMSAKVKFEQAPDPQSVCVYKKRLQERIEAFNQVVRDWGGKEPSGIYIPITLLTDAPIEGEMLSEMLAVESEENPSRYEVLLRTRLNGMQGTRDCWGTAGLRLHTALAQTIWWRGFDTSQRERYLKTAVQIIRAGAVFVLAAETLSEDLLDALLVLQRRGLCLCGEEESERPSKPKNLYAENGYGAVCVADAFYSEYALKKSQSTGRNGTCRR
- a CDS encoding SDR family oxidoreductase, whose product is MKVFVTGGTGFIGSAVVRELLEAGHEVIGLVRSEKSRQQLTAMGASAVDGSLEDLDSLQRGAESADAVIHLAFIHNFVDFAASAETDKRAIEAIGEALVGTNKTFIVTSGVPSGADGHVVTENDPSDPRTPRMSEQTALPFAKRGVRVLIVRPSRFVHGDGVYGFITWLMDIAREKGAAAYIGDGANRIHAVHRLDLSRLFLLVLEKGETSAKYQAVSDCAVPYRDIAEAIGRRLNVPVISLSTEQGLAHFGFLCQIVGADNPASSEITQAALGWNPTHLSLLEDLEASCGDVS